From the genome of Papaver somniferum cultivar HN1 unplaced genomic scaffold, ASM357369v1 unplaced-scaffold_21, whole genome shotgun sequence:
ATATATGGTGGGTTTGGATACAGAATTTTAAAGATGGGATTTGTGGGTCCATGGGATTTAGTGTAATTACGTTTCCTTCAGTATGTTTCGTTATCCAAATCCTTGGACACACGTTTTCCATGGGACATCAGTTTTCCatcaaatcctccatatggagtttGACCCTTTCCCCTGAGATTTGgtgggaaacttatcaagggatttgtGAATCCACttttttttaactttaaatctcatatatatacaattttaagattCTAAGGGTAGTACCAAACAATATATAGACTTTAAAACAAGATAGTTCTATGAATTCTAAGAATTTTAAATGAGTTACCAAACAAACGAGGAATTTACATAAATCCAAGAAATTATAATCTCATGAGATTATAAATCCTCGAAATcgtgaattctgcaaacaaacccaccaaTAGCCATTTTTAGATTCTTTACCTTACAAACGatccaaaaaatataaatatgatTTCTTTATCCTATATATATGTTTACtcaattttttggatttttatcatAAATGTCAGAAATTAATataatagttttttattttttacattATGGATTTTTATAAAGTGCTTTAGAACTTTATTCTATAAATTTTTAATATGCAATAATTTTAGGCCGTTTGTAGGGTAGTAATTAATATAGTACTAATCCACTTTTAGTACATTTACGCATCAAGAAAAGGTACTGCTTTAGAACTTTATTGTGTAAATTTTTAATATATGCCTCTTACAACATTTTTTAAAACAGTTTCCTTTTCACCGGCATTCTTTGACAGTTTAGCCCCATCCAACAATAATTCCCGAGTTAGTACAAACGCCTCCACATATAGGATGGGTGACCTTAATTATTCCCACGAGGTGCTTGCGTTACTCTCGTGGGCTGATATGGACACTGCACCACCCCCACAGTCCGACAGCTTTATAGAAAGCATCAGCATATTCCAGTGATCCTTTATAaaaagattatatatatatatataaaccttTGCTCTTCAGCTGCTATTCAATTACAAAACAAAATAGAAAGCATCAGCATATCACATCGATCCTTTATAAAagattatatacatatatataacctTTGGTCTTCAACTGCTATTGAATTACAAAACAAAATAGAAAGCATCAGCATATTACATCGATCCTTTATAaaagataatatatatatatataacctttgGTCGTCAACTGCTATTGAATTGCAAAACAAAATAGAAAGCATCAGCATATTACATCGATCCTTTATAaaagataatatatatatatatatataacctttgGTCTTCAACTGCTATTGAATTACAAAACAAAATAGAAAGCATCAGCATATTACATCGATCCTTTCTTCAGAAAGAGGGGTATTCTATTCGGTGAGTGTTTCTTCTCATCCAGCTCCTGGCAAATGAAATGATTCCATAATTCCTCACTAAAAGACTTGGTTATTATATAAGAGAGGGAAACCACGAGCTTCTTCTAAACAACAGAAAGTATCATCTACCATTATCAATCCTGTTAAACAGTTACTCAAACACTTTGGGATATATGGCAACAATGTATAGTGCTGCTGTTGAAGTGATCTCCAAGGAAACCATTAAACCCACAACTCCAACCCCATCTCAACTTAAAAACTTCAATCTGTCACTTCTCGATCAATGTTTTCCTTTATATTATTATGTTCCAATCATTCTTTTCTACCCAGCCAGCGTCGCTAATAGTACCGGTAGCAGTAACCATCATGATGATCTTGACTTGCTTAAGAGTTCTCTTTCCAAAACACTAGTTCACTTTTATCCAATGGCTGGTAGGATGATAGACAATATTCTGGTCGACTGTCATGACCATGGGATTAACTTTTACAAAGTAAAAATTAGAGGTAAAATGTGTGACTTCATGTCGCAACCGGATGTGCCACTAAGCCAGCTTCTTCCCTCTGAAGTTGTTTCCGCGAGTGTCCCTAAGGAAGCACTGGTGGTCGTTCAAGTGAACATGTTTGACTGTGGTGGAACAGCCATTTGTTCGAGTGTATCACATAAGATTGCCGATGCAGCTACAATGGGTACGTTCATTCGTAGTTGGGCAAGCACCACCAAAACATCTCGTAGTGGGGGTGCAACTGCTGCCGTTATTACAGATCAGAAATTGATTCCTTCTTTCGACTCGGCATCTCTTTTCCCACCTAGTGAACGATTGGCATCTCCATCAGGGATGTCAGAGATACCATTTTCCAGTATCCCAGAGGATACAGAAGATGATAAAACTGTCAGCAAGAGATTTGTGTTCGATTTTGCAAAGATAACATCTGTACGTGAAAAGCTGCAAGTATTGATGCATGATAACTACAAAAGCCGCAGGCCAACAAGGGTTGAGGTGGTTACTTCTCTAATATGGAAGTCCGTGATGAAATCCACTCCCGCCGGTTTTTTACCAGTGGTAGATCATGCCGTCAACCTTAGAAAGAAAATGCACCCACCATTACAAGATGTGTCATTCGGAAATCTATCTGTAACTGTTTCGGCGTTCTTACCAgcaacaacaacgacaacaacAAATGCGGTCAACAAGACAATAAATAGTGAATTTCAAGTGGTACTTCATGAGTTACATGATTTTATAGCTCAGCTGAGGAGTGAAATAGATAAGGTCAAGGGTGATAAAGGTAGCTTGGAGAAAGTCattcaaaattttgtttctgGTCATGATGCTTCAATAAAGAAAATCAATGATGTTGAAGTGATAAACTTTTGGATAAGTAGCTGGTGCAGGATGGGATTATACGAGATTGATTTTGGTTGGGGAAAGCCAATTTGGGTAACAGTTGATCCAAATATCAAGCCGAACAAGAATTGTTTTTTCATGAATGATACGAAATGTGGTGAAGGAATAGAAGTTTGGGCGAGCTTTCTTGAGGATGATATGGCTAAGTTCGAGCTTCACCTAAGTGAAATCCTTGAATTGATTTGATATTGCATTATCTACATGTGTTCTCTAATCATGATTTTCTCCATTTCCCTTTCCGTAGTTGGTTACAAAGAACCAAATAAAGGGGAAAAAAAACTTGTACTGCTCGATGCTTTGACATTTCCATGTtcattgtgaacacaaagatctggtgtcatctgagtattcacaaataatgcgtgcagactcatgacaatacagtaaataagctgcgtcTGAGAggaatggataggttatgtcgaatccttgactcagagttctaatactcttcctcgtctcatcaactacaatcattgttcttggctcatacaataagataaatagcggatgaaatataaaatgtacgaacatgatataccataagtatcgaattgaacatataaagtgtaaatgcatgaatatagatgaaacgattaacttatatgattcatcactcagatctctgtctacgggtttgggtttttcattatatgtatgaaggttacagaaatagtcgaatgactttgagaccaatataagcctgcgtagcaggaggaacttcatttacactttctctatctctctgtctctctcctattctcctctcaatgtttttcggccccttcttcacttgggagagaggggtatttatagggaggttacgtgagGTCCACTTCtaaagcccgttataaccttatcctcttgtgttttgtgccactcactcagaagtcttcgtgttctcggctttATCTGCGTGTTCTATCTGGATAcgcagtgctatctgcgcttccaatacaggctgactgacacgtatgctgtttgagggtatttaatgtgggtagttgagatgtctgtccgcgatAGACaactgtcctctgcccctgtcttgtctgcgtcagtctgactatccccagccgtagatcttagatatttctggggataggataaagtgactcttgggttatcctccagtgcttcgcagtgttctagtgtttctgtctcctcgatcctctaccgttgtATCTTGACAAGGCGAGTCTCTTggttgtccacgtgtgatatcatatcttgatactctcagccgcatgtcctccacgtgtgtctttgtggacacgtgtcggaagatgaaatgtgtacctacaattttccccttttcatcctattgggcggttagtcgaagtgggaagaaaaaacgtgttactctcttcatcttctctttattttcctagattttagggaacGTTCCTCACtacttgcaataacttcttctagtcataaatttcattccttctctttcctcagaacttttattttttgttctctgcttttgattccttgttattaattgttgctgctgctactgttgtttttgtctttgttgctgctgttgttgttgttccttaaagctttctgctgctgctgttgttgttcctcgaagctttctgctgctgctgttgttcgtcgaggATTTTTTCACGAccctgatttttcctttataggTAAATGGTTAtactgtgtttgattatcttttgatgaaaaatatattcgttttctgttgttgctatatgtgtttgtgatgaagaacatatatatatatgtgtgtatgattgcccagTTTCGTCATTACAAACAGTAACGATATCTTCCTTCGTGcatgcttgcccctatttgttatttcccctttttatttaggttttgttcttattttccatctggttcatgattatgaagaactggatgaaattggtttttttttattttggttttgtctCCGcagaaatctgaaacttgtttgtgtactacgcagacatggaTGACCGTCcacgggtttcttatcaaactccatcGCCTAGTCCGCGTATATCTCCTCtgcgtagggatcctgatgtttctccgcctggtggaggttcgtctaaatattcccaaggtgatgcccgcgttcatagggtttcgtcttcttctggtcagaggcacttatcttctaagaggggtgagtcccatagagggaatacgcagaagggggaccggccaaaatAGGCTCCTGGCTCCTGGTATGCTGTTTCTCGTCCCttagttaatccgcgtgatgatcctaagagaacgcgggatgtcctacctcttcggtcagtgaCGCCTCCTTCCGCAtctcatcaacatcctctacctccccctccagtgtctcaacccaaggggaggtcttcgaaagaagtggtttcgaagactgatgtatctaagtttcatcctaagaggaaagcttccgagagaaacccttcgaagggttctgcgcctgatcctgttgaggaggaagatatttctcgGGAAATACGTATCGTcgttgttggggagaagaaagtgaccttcaaacatattgatctggaggttttcaaggaaaagcatggtcttcagctattcgatgttcgtttttacgctgctgatgatgatattacttatgagatgatatcgacatataagtttgatgaatttcatctgctgaccacggtgggggcctttgaagcgggtcttatgttgcctttgtacaagtatggggattctttttattatgatgtgctggctggtcgagagggttcttcgaagaacacacactgtcgctctatttcccaacttcatgggaattatcttcgtgcactgagggagtgttatcttcggagcaaaggagagacaatgatgactctttatgttcccaatcctgaggaaagggagtggtatacgcctgagaattttaacaagtctttcggtgactatgttaacagtaggaatcgtaaaccgtggagtgtgagtcttcggaatatttCCGCTCCTTGTGGTGAGATCctccttctgagtgaagtaagtggtgctaaggtgaagtacgtcccgggtacggagaattctactaacaaactgttgtttcctactcgtgagcggatcaagcgtgatcatgactatgaatggcacgcaactgttattgaggttgttggtccctgggcttgggggtgggttccatgtccgcaaggatggcgtcctaccgcagatagccagatacgtgcgtctcctcctgctcgttatgggaatttccgtccttggcatttgaattttgagggatGAATTTCCAATATCCcatcgatgttgttgatggagatgacgaagagagttccgatgctgatcttcaggcgaagaatgctgcggttgtcaaggtaagattttcatatgccttgtcctttagttgaggcagttttaattcttttcaaagtctgggatttttattcttgtgccttgtctttttaggcgacgaagaagaggaggataaatcccaagcagtccatcaccgcaacaatcgagcaggcggaggtttatgaagaagttaacagtcttGTGACTGAgattggagaggatgaagatatgtctgatatggaagagcgtactgatacatcccctccaagtcatgatgatgaagaatttgttgaagggaatactaccgctggtggcagcggtattggtggtgaaattaatcccgcaggttgtcatgatgctggtgccgaagctaatcctgcgggttacagtgatgctggtgatgataacactggacttggtgatgagggtgttggtggtgaaattcctgctatgtctcatgagttttcctttggtcggatttattctgcggaggatagttttgacataaacgctgccctgggcctggcttctgagtttaacctgctttccccaaacgatgattgggatgtgcttggtaactctaaCAAGGCGGACGGAAAGGgcaagggagtcgtggatgctagtgacgttccagaggggagcggtgctagagaccttccagatttggatgcgggagtagcctcgaactcttcgggtgctaaattcacggacattggtaaggcctcggttggttcttctggagatgattttcctcagtcaatgatccttgagggtgatgatgccatcttagcttggtttaaaaagaagaacttgatgttcgtacccaatccagctcctgtggtggagggtgagaagaaatctgatgcctatacccgtaagatgatgcaattgtgtcccgaggaccaggttgtagaagcgtgggataagaatcttcgggccttggaggctgctctagtagtcgacgcACCCTCGagtgttgctgatatgatggcgttggctgatgggtatcagtatggatttccccaacaacggatgttagaggtgagttctcttatcatttttcctggtatcaatttttagcaatttttagggtcagggtgttctaatcttctgattcgcagatgatgaggattgagaattgcaatcacatgttgtaccagttttttaaggccaaatcccttaagttggaggctaagcttcgtcttcgggaagaggagcttactgcggctgagactgtcattgctgataggcatagggagatatgtgagttgaagagtctcctcaaggctaaggagaaacaaggcaaggaggaggagaagcttcacTTGGATCTTGCTATGgatcgtagtgagttggaggaggccaagaagaattcttcggctgttacatgtttgattatctgttctcttccttgGTGTTGTCCttactgtaattagtgttctgtctgagtctctcTCCTCCACCCTaccttcagtgggtggagttcctgagttagtatggcttcggaaagagcggcagcgtcagaaatctcgcatcgcagagttggtagagaagataaagagcgaggctgataagtggaatgctcgtgccgatgaacataatgctctggaagaggagtggcgggtcagacgagtccaaatgattgatatgcagaacaaatataacaatgatcatcgtttgtttaatggaacgttgttgtggacgcgcgATAATCTtggtgaatcccgagaacaggtctcatcattggaagctaaaatcaatctcttggaagaagaattgcgtcaagctcgttcttctcggTCTTCTGATGTTAAATATTACATTTAGCGTCTTGTTAGagagagagatgacgctagggctgaggctggtgtTCTTAgaaaagctttagctgcgtctaggtctgatgtggtacgccaagttgagtctgagagaaatcttgaagtaaatatgtatcggctcaacaaggttctggagggtttaaacaatgaggtcaaccatcttcgtcacttggattcaatgaaacaggtagaattagatgcgagtcagtacgccctttcaacccttcaagcggattataagaagttgtcagatgagtatgattttcttgatgaagcccgtgatgcttttgttaacgaatatgaaatagcttcggcgagagtcgaaggtatatgcttatattatcgactgtgattctgtaatttcctggacctaaccatctgcatttttcttttccttgcagagctccagggacagcttcgcactgccaatgaagagcttgcggatgctcaatctcaattagttcatcaggaaagtcagattaattatcataaaggtttagctacaACAAGGGACGAGGAttcccaagccgcttcgaaggaagtgagtcgccttttctcgttgttgtcaaaggctgagatgatgaaatattgttattgcgtacaaggctcggtgtcaactagtggaagagaccaaGAAAATTATGGatagcatcgagtatgatcttaagaccgagcatggccttatcaagagctatccgcgccgtgagaaacctccgacccctacatctggttcttcagggccttcctcgggtgggagcgtaccttcaacgcagaaggggaagattgctaaacctgctggtggggttgaaccatccaagtagatttttgtagagagttgatctttgttgattatgaggcttagtgagatttcttttgtattttcttgtttccacGTATCAtcgccaagcctgtaatcaacttttaatgaattgatcattgttttaacttttatctgtgttgtccgactttttttttttaaatattgttatggttaatttggaatataactgaatgtaatcaagGATAGCGAAGTGTTTGAGTGTGAACCCGAAAATATGTGTATCTTCCTTGAACGTATTGAGACCtatcaccccgctggctaatcctgggccagaggattcccagacggtgggggtcggggcagcgttctaggatatgagttttttggaatgtacgttcattccgtcaacgCGCTGctataagattggttgggtatctctttctgctggatgccttccccatggtcctacacttatagaagctgataggggagtcccgagagattgtaggtgactactttcccaagtaaaatagaacaacaattaacaccagtgtttacgtggttcgacagcagagtgtctacgtccacgggtgaaagagggttaaagtgtctattcagtttgttgagttacatttagaagaattccattgatggaacctctgaggtagtaaatagtaaaaaacaggaggatgaagtattgaggcggaggctgtatttacaggtgtagggttctcgtgaggtgttatatttacacgcagtcgtaTTCTTACTATGTTGTTCCAtgtattgtgactattttttgccaaaagtttgcttgattgatggGTTGAGGTTTGTTATTCCTTTCTCAGAGATAAAAACATGTTGAttgcaagcgtcgttttcttcttctggcgctcttcacgcGGATGCAGGTGtgcgttgccctctacgggtagtatggcttgagatattttgcattccatgggtgtttgaggatctccccttttaggttgcgcagataataagacccatttcctgcaacatcatgtatgacgaagggtccccccaatgttggtgctaatttgccccacttcttttctcgttggtattggggaatggtcctcagcacatactgcccttctacgaaatttctaagcttaaccctcttattatactcccttgctagtttcctttgatagttttccattttttgtagtgctgcctccctcctctcttctagatcatccaacctttccaacatcatgtccgctgtgaggttcttctcccatgcttcagtcttcgtagttggcatgattatttatgttgggataatagcttcgactccataggtgagtaagaatggggattctcccgtggctaaccttcgagttgtcctataagcccacaaaacgttgtgtagttgctcacaccaacgcttcttgtattattccaactgctttttgaggatgagtgcgagggttttgtttgtggcttctgcctgaccattgctttgagggtaaattggtgttgacttgttctttcgaattttgaaagtatcaaatagtaagtcgatgttttttccctggaattgcttgccattgtcagatacaatctcagctggtatgccaaacctgcaaatgatgttttgaaaaatgaatgtgaagaaaTCTGTGTCTCGAATCCTTGCCAGGaatttagcctctacccatttgctgaaatagtctgtggccactatcaagaatcttctcttccctgatccttcgattaggggacccacgatgtttatgccccattttgagaatgtcCAAGGGatgtctactgggttcaacattgttgcgggtgcgtggatttttttggcgaaacactggcattcttcgcatcttcgtgacattcttgcagcgtcttgtatcattgttggccagtaatatccttgagttttcgcctcatcttctagggatctcattccgctgtgatttcCTGCGttgccgcggtgtatgtctttcaaaaccaaatgtccttcggatctggataggaaacgtaataatggtccgagaaaacattttttgtaaaaaatttcttttctcagatcatatcttccttccTTTGACtttatttttctggcttgctttagatccgagggtagtattctttcttttaggaaaagatgaatctcagatctccaatcttcttctttgctgaagtcttcatcttgatccgccttagccatgatgtcttcttcttggaaatcatccgcaatgaattctcccacgtcatcatctgcaatatcttcttctgcgtggttcctctgctgtgcagcgcagagttcttgaatatcaattgaaggctcgtaaatcctggttactttgattgctttgacgtcctagtttctgagcatcgatgatatgtaggccagggaatccgcgtgcctgagttccttgcCAGGTgttggaatttgatgtttgggatttatgatgccagtgtttgcaccaattccatgtatgctgaaaatgttctgtcataaacattatattgcaaccctatttgtcggatgaccagctgtgaatcgcttgtcagacgcacgtcagttatgcccatttctattatcaactgaagggcatgcaccactgcttcatattcaactatgttgttggtatccccttgaattctaaccttaaagaatgtatgatcctgtctcctattggggtggtgattacgatgcctatccccgccccttctttatttttcgacccatctacgaagacttcccattgcctaggatttccTGGTTctaagatgtctatagggtctttaccttcgtccatttctggtagtcctgctgcctttcgtccttcgatgatgacttcttcgcacttatccaatggtaagtctgctaggaaatctgctaatacttgcgatttctgagagtgttgtagctcatggatgatattgaattgatctaggtgagtattccattttgcaattctgcctacttttcctgcgtttttaaggactgcttctagcgtagctttgcatgggacgcggacgtagtgagtcaaaaagtaagttctgagtttcagggttccccatactaatgccaagatgagctgctcgatcttcgtgtagttcctttctgctgcgttcagagtcttgctgatgtaatagatgggctgctctatcttcgtgttggttttaaccaatactgcgctgactgcatcttctgttgatGCTAtatatagtgccaacacttcatcaagGTCTGATTTTTTTAATATAGGGATttcagccaggtattctttgatatttcagaaagcttcctcgcactctgtcgtccattcgaatttgcttccttttttgagaatgttaaaaaagtgcttacatcgaTCCGAGGatctggatatgaacctccccagcacagccagcgaaccattgagtttctgaacctcttttaaattctttggggatggcattcttaagatggcttcaattttagtgggatcgacttcaatgcccctcttcgtcaccaaatatccgaggaactttccggaagtgacaccaaaagtgcacttctatgggtttaccttcatgctgtgcactctcattgcttggagaatatcttttaggtcttggtgatgatctttgcgcagcttgcttttaacgagcatatcatccacatatacttccagcgtacttccaatccatggtttgaaaattacatccaccattctttggtaggttgacCCTGCGTTTCGCAGTCCAAAAGGCATTGTTACATAGCAATAGAGgtcgtgtggtgtatagaatgatgTATGTTGccgatcttcttctgctaggaataattgattgtatccagagtatccatccatgaatgacatttcttcgtatccttcaactgcctcgacaagtttttcaatgcttggcagtggataactatctttaggacaagccttattgaggttggtgaagtcgatgcatatccttactccgccatttttcttcggtacgatgaccatgttagagatccatgttgggtacttaacttcttttaTGAATCCTACGTCCAGTAGTTttcggagttccacttcaactgctcgatggtattctggagctactttgcgcaccttctgcctaaaacgggggggggggggggg
Proteins encoded in this window:
- the LOC113340083 gene encoding salutaridinol 7-O-acetyltransferase-like; translation: MATMYSAAVEVISKETIKPTTPTPSQLKNFNLSLLDQCFPLYYYVPIILFYPASVANSTGSSNHHDDLDLLKSSLSKTLVHFYPMAGRMIDNILVDCHDHGINFYKVKIRGKMCDFMSQPDVPLSQLLPSEVVSASVPKEALVVVQVNMFDCGGTAICSSVSHKIADAATMGTFIRSWASTTKTSRSGGATAAVITDQKLIPSFDSASLFPPSERLASPSGMSEIPFSSIPEDTEDDKTVSKRFVFDFAKITSVREKLQVLMHDNYKSRRPTRVEVVTSLIWKSVMKSTPAGFLPVVDHAVNLRKKMHPPLQDVSFGNLSVTVSAFLPATTTTTTNAVNKTINSEFQVVLHELHDFIAQLRSEIDKVKGDKGSLEKVIQNFVSGHDASIKKINDVEVINFWISSWCRMGLYEIDFGWGKPIWVTVDPNIKPNKNCFFMNDTKCGEGIEVWASFLEDDMAKFELHLSEILELI